AATTCTTCCGGAGAGAATGGCTTTGGTAAATAATTTGAAGCTCCGAGTTTTGTTGCTTTTACGGCAGTATCGATGGAAGAATAACCTGTTATCATTACTACTTCGAGTTCGGGATAATGTTTGCGGATAATTTCGAGTAGTTCCATTCCGCTTGTTTTCGGCATCATCAGATCTGTTATTACTAAATCGTATGAGCTTTCATTGATTTTTTTAATTGCGGAATCGGCATTTAATGCTTTATCAACTTTATATCCTCTTCGGCTTAGAATCTTTTCAACACTTTGACAAATAGTTTCTTCATCATCAACAACTAAAATTTTTTTCGTAATCATTTTTTTTATTTCCTTTTTTTTATTCTTATAAATGCAATGATCATGCCAGAAGAAAATGATGATATTATATTCAATTAGGATTGAAAATTTGAAATTAAATGAAGGATTGCGATTAAAATTTAATAGAAATGCATATTTAAAATATGCATCTGCAATTATTGATATGCACTCAGATAGGTTTTTTGATATTATATTTTCTTATCAATGCTTGAAGGTTTGCTCTCTGCATTCCCACATCGCGTGCAGTTTTTGAAATGTTCCAATTGTTGCGGATTAAAGCTTCTGTTATAAAAACTTTTTCGATTTCATGAACTGAAGATTCACGTATCTGTTTTTTAAGCTGCTTAAGTTCTTCACTTGATTTCGGAATAATGCTGCTGATTTGAGTTTCGGTTTTGAACAACGCTGCGCTTACATGAATCGGTTCGATTAGATTTCCTTCGAGTAATATCATTAGTCGTTCGATTGTATGCTCCAATTCACGAATATTCCCGGGCCAATGATAGTTTAAAAGTACTTCCAACGCTTCAGGTTTAATTTTGGGAATTGACTTATTCATTTCACTTCCGAATTTATTTATGAAATGAATTATAAGTTCAGGAATATCTTCTCTTCGTTCTCGGAGTGATGGAAGCCTAATTGGAAATACGTTTAGTCTATAAAATAAATCTTCGCGGAATTTCCCGGCATCAACAAGTTGTTTCAAATCTTTGTTTGTAGCAAAAATTAATCTCACATCCACTTTTTTTACGGTTGTGCTTCCAACTGAAATAATTTCTTTCTCTTGAAGTACTCTGAGCAAACGTGCTTGAGTTTCAAGAGAAAGATTACCAATCTCGTCAAGAAAGATTGTTCCTTTATCTGCAACTTCAAAAACTCCAATTTTATCGGCGGTCGCACCGGTGAAAGAACCTTTTACGTAACCAAATAATTCGCTCTCAAGTAAAGAAGTTGATAAAGTTGAAATATCTATCGCAAAAAATTTTTCATCCTTTCGCTTACTCAAATTATGAATTGCTCTTGCAGTCAAATCTTTTCCCGTTCCACTCTCACCTATTATTAAAATTGTTGCATCAGTTTGAGCAACTTTTCTAATTAAATCAAAAACGATTTTTGCTTTAGGACTCTTGCCGATAATTCCTTCAAATCCTTCTTCGCTTGCATCGATTTTCGGTATTTTTGAAATTTGAATTAAGCTTCGTTTCTCTAATGCTTTTTCAAGAACCGCGAGCAACTCGTTCGGTGTGAATGGTTTAGGTAAAAAATCAAAAGCTCCACCGCGCATCGTCTCCACTGCAGATGAAATTGTAGCAAAACCCGTAATCACAATCACAATAATTTCCGGAAATTTTTTTCTAATGAATTGAAGTACTTCCAATCCTCCGATGTCGACCATCTTTAAATCAGTAAATACAACATCAAATTCATCGTTTTCTATAAATTTAAGAGCCTGCTTACCCGAAGTGGAATAAAGAGTTTCGTGACCTGCTCTGCGAAAAATTTTTTCACAGCTTTTACAAATTACAATTTCATCATCGATAATTAATATTTTTGCCATTCTCTAATCTTCGCCTTCCGTACTCTTTAAAGGTAAACTAATTTCAAATGTTGTTCCTTCACCGGGAGTACTTGTCAGATTGATATTTCCGCCATGTTGCTCAATTATTCCGTATGTAATTGAAAGTCCTAATCCGGTTCCGCTTTCTTTTGTTGTGAAGAACGGATCAAATATTTTTTCTTTTAAATGCTCTGGAATTCCGATACCTGTATCGCTGAACATAATACTAACTGTTTCTTCGTTAGATTTATTTAATTCTATATTGAGTTTTCCTCCATTCGGCATAGCTTCCGATGCATTTAAAATAAGGTTTATAAAAACTTGCTGAATCTGATCTGGATCGACCATTAGTTCAGGAAAATCAGTTACTACATGTTTCTCAATTTCAATATTTCTGAATGAAGTTTGATTTCGAACAAGAAGAATAATATTGTCGATTAGGGAATTAAGATTGGTCAACTTCTTTTGAGGTTTCGTTTGACGTGCGAAATCAAGTAATCGTTTTACTATTTCTCTGCAGCGAATTGTTTCTTTTACAATTACTTCTACATCTTCTTTTCGCGGATCGTCGTCTGTTAAGTCATCTTTCAGCAGACTTGCATTGGTTAAAATTCCGGTTAGAGGATTGTTAATTTCATGTGCAACGCCTGCAGCTAATTTTCCAATCGAAGCTAATTTTTCAGAACGGAAAAGCTGTGAGTGGATTTTTTTTATTTCTTCTGTCCGCTGCTGCACTTTTTTCTCAAGTTTTTCTCCCCATGCTTCAAGTTCTTCTTTTTCTGTTTCTAACTCTTTTGCCATTTGATTAATCGAAGTCGCTAAATTTTCAATTTCACGCGGTGCCTCGAGATGAATTTCTTTTTTATAATCACCTGTGGCAATTTGATTGGCAACAGTTTCAAGTTTTCTTAGCGGATTTGCAATTTTCTTTGCCATTAGAAATGAAGCAAAAATAATCAGAACAAGTCCAATTAGAGCAATTCCTAAAAAAGTAAGAATTGTATTTCTCAAAATGTCGTCAAATGGTTCTTTTAAAATTCCTACATAAAGAATTCCAACAATCTTGTTATCAATATTCCGAATCGGCTCGTAAGCTGTGATGTACCAAGAATTAACAACGAATGCTTCACCGACCCAACGTTTTCCATTTACCAAAACTTGATCGTAAACTTCTTCGGATACTAAAGATGTGATAGCTCTCGAACCATCTTCATTTCTAACATTTGTAGAAATTCTCAAATCGTTTTGAAAAATTGTTGCTGAACCGATTTCTTGTCCTTTATACACTTCTCC
This region of Ignavibacteria bacterium genomic DNA includes:
- a CDS encoding sigma-54-dependent Fis family transcriptional regulator — protein: MAKILIIDDEIVICKSCEKIFRRAGHETLYSTSGKQALKFIENDEFDVVFTDLKMVDIGGLEVLQFIRKKFPEIIVIVITGFATISSAVETMRGGAFDFLPKPFTPNELLAVLEKALEKRSLIQISKIPKIDASEEGFEGIIGKSPKAKIVFDLIRKVAQTDATILIIGESGTGKDLTARAIHNLSKRKDEKFFAIDISTLSTSLLESELFGYVKGSFTGATADKIGVFEVADKGTIFLDEIGNLSLETQARLLRVLQEKEIISVGSTTVKKVDVRLIFATNKDLKQLVDAGKFREDLFYRLNVFPIRLPSLRERREDIPELIIHFINKFGSEMNKSIPKIKPEALEVLLNYHWPGNIRELEHTIERLMILLEGNLIEPIHVSAALFKTETQISSIIPKSSEELKQLKKQIRESSVHEIEKVFITEALIRNNWNISKTARDVGMQRANLQALIRKYNIKKPI
- a CDS encoding HAMP domain-containing protein, yielding MKKLSAKSIQSQLIMYFTIAIVIPTVITMIVGVKLIHDQILSRSESKCISDLNSAREIYRNKIKQIESIVRLNSVRSLVINAVKYRDQNFLKKDLQKTLHREGLDILTIVDGNGKVIMRGRNPIRSGDLMNEDNFIKKVINSKRTVSGTDIVVEDLLIKESEQLSIQASMKITPTPKSKPREVHIESSGMMLRSAVPIFDESNNFIGILIGGILLNRNFEIVDKIKEIVHEGEVYKGQEIGSATIFQNDLRISTNVRNEDGSRAITSLVSEEVYDQVLVNGKRWVGEAFVVNSWYITAYEPIRNIDNKIVGILYVGILKEPFDDILRNTILTFLGIALIGLVLIIFASFLMAKKIANPLRKLETVANQIATGDYKKEIHLEAPREIENLATSINQMAKELETEKEELEAWGEKLEKKVQQRTEEIKKIHSQLFRSEKLASIGKLAAGVAHEINNPLTGILTNASLLKDDLTDDDPRKEDVEVIVKETIRCREIVKRLLDFARQTKPQKKLTNLNSLIDNIILLVRNQTSFRNIEIEKHVVTDFPELMVDPDQIQQVFINLILNASEAMPNGGKLNIELNKSNEETVSIMFSDTGIGIPEHLKEKIFDPFFTTKESGTGLGLSITYGIIEQHGGNINLTSTPGEGTTFEISLPLKSTEGED